Proteins encoded in a region of the Streptomyces sp. PCS3-D2 genome:
- the rplV gene encoding 50S ribosomal protein L22 gives MEARAQARYIRVTPMKARRVVDLIRGMDATEAQAVLRFAPQAASVPVGKVLDSAIANAAHNYNHPDASTLVISEAYVDEGPTLKRFRPRAQGRAYRIRKRTSHITVVVSSKEGSR, from the coding sequence ATGGAAGCCAGGGCCCAGGCGCGGTACATCCGCGTCACGCCCATGAAGGCCCGCCGCGTGGTGGACCTTATCCGTGGCATGGACGCCACGGAGGCTCAGGCGGTCCTGCGTTTCGCCCCGCAGGCCGCGAGCGTGCCGGTCGGCAAGGTGCTGGACAGCGCCATCGCCAACGCCGCGCACAACTACAACCACCCGGACGCCTCCACGCTGGTCATCAGCGAGGCGTACGTGGACGAGGGCCCGACCCTGAAGCGGTTCCGTCCGCGTGCCCAGGGCCGTGCCTACCGGATCCGCAAGCGGACCAGCCACATCACCGTGGTCGTCAGCAGCAAGGAAGGTTCCCGGTAA
- the rpsS gene encoding 30S ribosomal protein S19: protein MPRSLKKGPFVDDHLVKKVDAQNEAGTKNVIKTWSRRSMIIPSMLGHTIAVHNGKTHVPVFVTESMVGHKLGEFSPTRTFRGHVKDDRKSKRR from the coding sequence ATGCCGCGCAGTCTCAAGAAGGGGCCCTTCGTCGACGACCACCTCGTAAAGAAGGTGGACGCCCAGAACGAAGCCGGCACCAAGAACGTCATCAAGACCTGGTCCCGTCGCTCGATGATCATCCCCAGCATGCTGGGTCACACCATCGCGGTGCACAACGGCAAGACCCACGTCCCGGTGTTCGTCACCGAGTCGATGGTCGGCCACAAGCTCGGCGAGTTCTCGCCGACTCGCACCTTCCGCGGCCACGTCAAGGACGACCGGAAGTCGAAGCGCCGCTAA